A stretch of the Candidatus Nanopelagicales bacterium genome encodes the following:
- the mmuM gene encoding homocysteine S-methyltransferase — translation MTESPQAAGLAGLLESGPWPLDGGLASELAERGCDITGHLWSARLLREDPDAIRAVHEAYLRSGARVVISASYQASRQGFAAVGLDARQADDLLRLSVDLARAARDAVATEPGLDPGLVAASVGPYGAIGHDGGEYRGRYGLSHAQLVAFHRERIDVLAAAGPDLLAVETIPDADEAAALVDVLADHADLPAWMTFTCGDDARLWAGQPIEEAVAAAAAAPSVRAVGVNCTAPELVTPLLERIAGSGVGLPVVVYPNAGFGWDPSTSTWTGVGTDVLPDPVVREWVDRGAVLVGGCCGLGPRAVRGIAGALGR, via the coding sequence GTGACCGAGAGCCCCCAGGCGGCCGGGCTGGCCGGGCTGCTGGAGTCCGGGCCGTGGCCGCTGGACGGCGGCCTGGCCAGCGAGCTGGCCGAGCGCGGGTGCGACATCACCGGCCACCTGTGGTCCGCGCGGCTGCTGCGGGAGGACCCCGACGCCATCCGGGCCGTGCACGAGGCGTACCTGCGCTCGGGCGCCCGGGTCGTGATCTCGGCGTCGTACCAGGCCAGCCGGCAGGGGTTCGCGGCCGTCGGCCTGGACGCGCGGCAGGCCGACGACCTGCTGCGGCTGTCGGTGGACCTGGCCCGCGCGGCGCGGGACGCGGTGGCGACCGAGCCCGGCCTCGACCCGGGCCTGGTCGCGGCCAGCGTGGGGCCGTACGGCGCGATCGGGCACGACGGCGGCGAGTACCGCGGGCGCTACGGCCTGAGCCATGCGCAGCTGGTCGCGTTCCACCGCGAGCGGATCGACGTCCTGGCCGCGGCCGGTCCCGACCTGCTCGCCGTCGAGACCATCCCCGACGCCGACGAGGCGGCCGCGCTGGTGGACGTGCTGGCCGACCACGCCGACCTGCCGGCCTGGATGACCTTCACCTGCGGGGACGACGCCCGCCTGTGGGCGGGCCAGCCGATCGAGGAGGCGGTCGCGGCGGCGGCCGCGGCGCCGAGCGTGCGGGCGGTGGGGGTCAACTGCACCGCGCCGGAGCTGGTCACGCCGCTGCTGGAGCGCATCGCCGGGTCGGGGGTGGGTCTTCCGGTCGTGGTCTACCCGAACGCCGGTTTCGGCTGGGACCCGTCGACGTCGACCTGGACCGGCGTGGGGACGGACGTGCTGCCGGACCCGGTGGTGCGGGAGTGGGTGGATCGCGGCGCGGTCCTGGTCGGCGGCTGCTGCGGGCTCGGCCCGCGGGCCGTCCGCGGCATCGCCGGGGCGCTGGGTCGCTGA
- a CDS encoding GuaB3 family IMP dehydrogenase-related protein — protein MNEIEIGRGKRGRQAYAFDDVAIAPSRRTRDPQEVSTTWRIDAYSFDTPIVAAPMDSVMSPATAMEVGRLGGLGVLNLEGLWTRYEDPEPLLAEIAELPADRVFPRIQEIYSQPVDPDLIGMRVAELRASGSTVAGAISPQRTTQLAPHVVAAGVDLLMIRGTTVSAEHVASQGEPLNLKRFIYDLDIPVIVGGCATYQAALHLMRTGAAGVLVGFGGGAAHTSRDVLGVRVPMASAVADVAAARRDYLDESGGRYVHVIADGSMGRSGDIVRAIACGADAVVVGSILARATEAPGRGYHWGPEAVHADLPRGERVHLGTVGSLEQIFQGPSHTADGTMNIVGALRKAMATTGYSDLKEFQRVEVVVSPWS, from the coding sequence GTGAACGAGATCGAGATCGGCCGCGGCAAGCGCGGGCGCCAGGCGTACGCGTTCGACGACGTCGCGATCGCCCCGAGCCGGCGCACCCGCGACCCGCAGGAGGTGTCGACGACCTGGCGCATCGACGCCTACTCCTTCGACACCCCGATCGTCGCGGCCCCGATGGACTCCGTCATGTCGCCCGCGACCGCGATGGAGGTCGGCCGGCTCGGCGGCCTGGGGGTGCTCAACCTCGAGGGGCTGTGGACCCGGTACGAGGACCCCGAGCCGCTGCTGGCGGAGATCGCCGAACTGCCCGCCGACCGGGTGTTCCCGCGGATCCAGGAGATCTACTCCCAGCCGGTCGACCCGGACCTGATCGGTATGCGCGTCGCCGAGCTGCGAGCATCCGGCTCCACCGTGGCCGGCGCCATCTCACCCCAGCGCACGACCCAGCTCGCGCCGCACGTGGTGGCCGCAGGCGTCGACCTGCTGATGATCCGCGGCACGACGGTGAGCGCGGAACACGTGGCGTCCCAAGGTGAACCGCTGAACCTCAAGCGCTTCATCTACGACCTCGACATCCCCGTCATCGTCGGCGGGTGCGCGACCTACCAGGCCGCGCTGCACCTGATGCGCACCGGTGCGGCCGGCGTCCTGGTCGGCTTCGGCGGCGGCGCGGCGCACACCTCGCGCGACGTGCTCGGCGTCCGCGTGCCGATGGCGAGCGCGGTGGCCGACGTGGCCGCGGCGCGACGGGACTACCTCGACGAGTCCGGCGGACGCTACGTCCACGTCATCGCGGACGGGTCGATGGGTCGCAGCGGCGACATCGTGCGCGCGATCGCCTGCGGGGCCGACGCGGTCGTGGTCGGGTCGATCCTGGCCCGCGCCACCGAGGCGCCCGGCCGCGGCTACCACTGGGGCCCGGAGGCGGTGCACGCGGACCTGCCGCGCGGGGAGCGGGTCCACCTGGGCACGGTCGGGTCGCTGGAGCAGATCTTCCAGGGGCCCTCGCACACCGCCGACGGCACGATGAACATCGTCGGGGCGCTGCGCAAGGCCATGGCCACGACCGGATACTCCGACCTCAAGGAGTTCCAGCGGGTCGAGGTCGTCGTGTCCCCCTGGTCGTAG
- the tsaB gene encoding tRNA (adenosine(37)-N6)-threonylcarbamoyltransferase complex dimerization subunit type 1 TsaB — protein MLLALDTATPAVTVALLADGELCAERTVVDARRHAELLAPLIDGVLGDAGAGRRDLALVACGVGPGPFTGLRVGVVTARVLAAALRLPCVGVCSLDALALQAHAEGDVRGPFGVATDARRREVYWAGYDGDAVRVRGPRVQRPADVAADHADLPFVGAGALAYRQDFLDAREPHHPSAAWLGLLVHRALGAGEPLPEPIAEPQADDPHRGQGDDPHGDGALGAPQPGRVLLPPVPLYLRRPDAVEPGARKQVLPS, from the coding sequence GTGCTGCTCGCCCTCGACACCGCTACGCCGGCCGTCACGGTCGCGCTGCTGGCCGACGGCGAGCTCTGCGCCGAGCGCACCGTCGTCGACGCACGCCGGCACGCCGAGCTGCTCGCCCCCCTGATCGACGGCGTGCTGGGCGACGCCGGCGCGGGGCGCCGCGACCTGGCCCTGGTGGCCTGCGGCGTGGGGCCGGGCCCGTTCACCGGGCTGCGGGTCGGCGTCGTCACCGCCCGGGTGCTCGCCGCGGCCCTGCGCCTCCCGTGCGTGGGGGTCTGCTCGCTGGATGCGTTGGCCCTGCAGGCACACGCGGAGGGCGACGTGCGCGGGCCGTTCGGGGTGGCGACCGACGCCCGTCGGCGCGAGGTCTACTGGGCCGGCTACGACGGCGACGCCGTCCGGGTGCGCGGGCCCCGGGTGCAGCGGCCGGCGGACGTCGCCGCCGACCACGCCGACCTGCCCTTCGTCGGCGCGGGCGCGCTGGCGTACCGGCAGGACTTCCTCGACGCCCGCGAGCCGCACCACCCCTCCGCGGCCTGGCTGGGGCTGCTGGTGCATCGAGCGCTGGGCGCCGGCGAGCCGCTCCCCGAGCCGATCGCGGAGCCCCAGGCCGACGATCCGCACCGAGGCCAGGGCGACGATCCGCACGGCGACGGAGCACTCGGCGCGCCGCAGCCGGGCCGGGTGCTGCTCCCGCCGGTCCCGTTGTACCTGCGGCGACCGGATGCGGTCGAGCCCGGCGCGCGCAAGCAGGTGCTGCCGTCGTGA
- the groL gene encoding chaperonin GroEL (60 kDa chaperone family; promotes refolding of misfolded polypeptides especially under stressful conditions; forms two stacked rings of heptamers to form a barrel-shaped 14mer; ends can be capped by GroES; misfolded proteins enter the barrel where they are refolded when GroES binds), with amino-acid sequence MPKILEFDEGARRSLERGVNALADAVKVTLGPRGRNVVIDKKWGAPTITNDGVTIAREVELEEPYENLGAQLVKEVATKTNDVAGDGTTTATVLAQAMVKEGLRNVAAGAGPMDVKRGIDKAVAAMTAELIEAAREVESKDEIAQVATISSQDPAIGTLIADAFDKVGKDGVISVEEASTMGLELEFTEGMQFDKGYISPYFVTDAERMEAVLEDASILLVQGKVASVSELLPLLEKVVQSGKPLLIIAEDVEGEALSTLVVNRIRGTFPSVAVKAPAFGDRRKAILQDIAVLTGAQVVSPEVGLKLDQVGLEVLGSARRVVVTKDTTTIVDGGGEHAAVADRVAQIKSEIERTDSDWDREKLQERLAKLAGGVCVIKVGAYTEVELKEKKHRIEDAVSATRAAIEEGIVSGGGTALVQAAHVLDDSLGLTGDEAVGVSVVRKAASEPLRWIAENAGQQGYVVVAKVAELPVGHGFNAATEEYGDLVAAGVLDPVKVTRSALENAASIAGMLLTTEVLVAEKPEEEDEAEHGHGHSHHGHSH; translated from the coding sequence ATGCCGAAGATCCTGGAGTTCGACGAGGGAGCCCGCCGCAGCCTGGAGCGCGGCGTCAACGCCCTCGCCGACGCCGTGAAGGTGACGCTGGGGCCGCGCGGCCGCAACGTCGTCATCGACAAGAAGTGGGGCGCGCCCACGATCACCAACGACGGGGTGACCATCGCGCGCGAGGTCGAGCTGGAGGAGCCGTACGAGAACCTCGGCGCCCAGCTCGTCAAGGAGGTCGCCACCAAGACCAACGACGTCGCCGGTGACGGCACCACGACGGCGACGGTGCTGGCCCAGGCCATGGTCAAGGAGGGCCTGCGCAACGTGGCCGCCGGCGCCGGGCCGATGGACGTCAAGCGCGGCATCGACAAGGCCGTGGCCGCGATGACCGCGGAGCTGATCGAGGCCGCCCGCGAGGTGGAGAGCAAGGACGAGATCGCCCAGGTCGCGACCATCTCCAGCCAGGACCCGGCCATCGGCACCCTGATCGCCGACGCCTTCGACAAGGTCGGCAAGGACGGCGTGATCTCCGTGGAGGAGGCCAGCACGATGGGCCTCGAGCTGGAGTTCACCGAGGGCATGCAGTTCGACAAGGGCTACATCTCGCCGTACTTCGTCACCGACGCCGAGCGGATGGAGGCCGTCCTCGAGGACGCCTCGATCCTGCTGGTGCAGGGCAAGGTCGCCAGCGTCTCCGAGCTGTTGCCGTTGCTGGAGAAGGTCGTCCAGTCCGGCAAGCCGCTGCTGATCATCGCCGAGGACGTCGAGGGCGAGGCGTTGTCGACGCTGGTCGTCAATCGGATCCGCGGCACGTTCCCGTCGGTGGCCGTGAAGGCGCCGGCGTTCGGCGACCGCCGCAAGGCGATCCTGCAGGACATCGCGGTCCTCACCGGGGCGCAGGTCGTCTCGCCCGAGGTCGGACTCAAGCTCGACCAGGTCGGCCTGGAGGTCCTGGGCTCGGCGCGACGCGTGGTCGTGACCAAGGACACCACCACCATCGTCGACGGCGGCGGCGAGCACGCGGCCGTCGCGGACCGGGTCGCGCAGATCAAGTCCGAGATCGAGCGGACCGACTCCGACTGGGACCGCGAGAAGCTGCAGGAGCGGCTGGCCAAGCTGGCCGGCGGCGTCTGCGTCATCAAGGTCGGTGCCTACACCGAGGTCGAGCTCAAGGAGAAGAAGCACCGGATCGAGGACGCCGTCTCCGCGACGCGCGCCGCGATCGAGGAGGGCATCGTCTCCGGGGGCGGCACCGCGCTGGTGCAGGCGGCCCACGTCCTCGACGACTCCCTGGGCCTGACCGGTGACGAGGCGGTCGGGGTCTCGGTGGTCCGCAAGGCGGCCAGTGAGCCGCTGCGCTGGATCGCCGAGAACGCCGGCCAGCAGGGCTACGTCGTGGTCGCCAAGGTGGCCGAGCTGCCCGTCGGTCACGGCTTCAACGCCGCGACCGAGGAGTACGGCGACCTGGTGGCGGCGGGCGTGCTGGACCCGGTCAAGGTCACCCGCTCGGCGCTGGAGAACGCCGCGTCGATCGCCGGCATGCTGCTCACCACCGAGGTGCTGGTGGCCGAGAAGCCGGAGGAGGAGGACGAGGCCGAGCACGGCCACGGCCACTCCCACCACGGGCACAGCCACTAG
- the groES gene encoding co-chaperone GroES codes for MSVTIKPLEDRILVQPLDAEQTTASGLVIPDTAKEKPQEGKVLAVGPGRFDEDGEKRIPLDIKTGDVVIYSKYGGTEVKYNGEDYLILSARDVLAVVEK; via the coding sequence GTGTCGGTCACCATCAAGCCGCTCGAGGACCGCATCCTGGTCCAGCCGCTTGACGCCGAGCAGACCACGGCGTCCGGTCTCGTCATCCCGGACACCGCGAAGGAGAAGCCCCAGGAGGGCAAGGTCCTCGCGGTGGGTCCCGGTCGCTTCGACGAGGACGGCGAGAAGCGCATCCCGCTCGACATCAAGACCGGTGACGTCGTCATCTACAGCAAGTACGGCGGCACCGAGGTCAAGTACAACGGCGAGGACTACCTCATCCTCTCGGCCCGCGACGTGCTCGCGGTCGTCGAGAAGTGA
- a CDS encoding WhiB family transcriptional regulator: MADVSRLPGPNADFWDWQMQAACRGEDPSLFFHPEGERGPARLARELAAKAVCASCPVMAQCAAHALRVREPYGVWGGLTEDERESLLRRRRRMAEAS, encoded by the coding sequence ATGGCGGACGTCTCCCGACTCCCCGGCCCCAACGCCGACTTCTGGGACTGGCAGATGCAGGCGGCCTGCCGCGGTGAGGACCCCAGCCTCTTCTTCCACCCCGAGGGCGAGCGCGGCCCGGCCCGGCTGGCCCGCGAGCTGGCCGCCAAGGCGGTCTGCGCGTCTTGCCCCGTGATGGCCCAGTGCGCCGCGCACGCGCTGAGGGTGCGCGAGCCGTACGGCGTGTGGGGTGGGCTGACCGAGGACGAGCGCGAGTCGCTGCTGCGCCGCCGGCGCCGGATGGCCGAGGCCTCCTGA
- the guaB gene encoding IMP dehydrogenase produces MDHPELPDTFGPLGLTFDDVLLQPGETDVLPSEVSTATRLTRDVEMAVPLVSAAMDTVTEARMAIAMARNGGIGVLHRNLSIEDQAKQVDMVKRSESGMVTDPVTVGPDATIDELDRLCGAYRVSGLPVVADDRTLLGIITNRDLLFVPPSEFPHRRVRELMTPMPLVTAPVGISRDDAAALLAKHKVEKLPLVDEHGRLAGLITVKDFVKSEQYPDATKDPEGRLRVAAAVGFYGDAWERATALVEAGVDVLVPDTANGQARLMLEMVRRLKSDPATRHVQVIGGNVATRSGAQALVDAGVDAVKVGVGPGSICTTRVVAGVGVPQITAIHEAAQVCRPAGVPVIGDGGLQYSGDIAKALVAGADSVMLGSLLAGCDESPGELVFVNGKQYKHYRGMGSIGAMASRGRVSYSKDRYFQADVPTDEKIVPEGIEGQVPYRGPLAAVAHQLVGGLHQSMFYVGARSVPELKERGRFIRITAAGLQESHPHDIQMTVEAPNYRPR; encoded by the coding sequence ATGGACCACCCCGAGCTCCCGGACACCTTCGGCCCGCTGGGCCTGACGTTCGACGACGTGCTGCTGCAGCCGGGGGAGACCGACGTGCTGCCGTCGGAGGTGAGCACCGCGACCCGGCTGACCCGCGACGTCGAGATGGCGGTCCCGCTGGTGTCTGCGGCGATGGACACGGTCACCGAGGCGCGGATGGCCATCGCGATGGCCCGCAACGGCGGCATCGGGGTGCTGCACCGCAACCTGTCCATCGAGGACCAGGCCAAGCAGGTGGACATGGTGAAGCGGTCGGAGTCGGGCATGGTCACCGACCCGGTCACCGTCGGGCCCGACGCCACCATCGACGAGCTGGACCGGCTGTGCGGCGCCTACCGGGTGTCCGGCCTGCCGGTCGTGGCCGACGACCGCACCCTGCTCGGGATCATCACCAACCGGGACCTGCTGTTCGTGCCGCCGTCGGAGTTCCCGCACCGACGGGTGCGCGAGCTGATGACCCCGATGCCGCTGGTCACGGCACCGGTGGGGATCTCCCGGGACGATGCGGCGGCGCTGCTGGCCAAGCACAAGGTCGAGAAGCTGCCGCTGGTCGACGAGCACGGCCGCCTCGCCGGGCTCATCACGGTCAAGGACTTCGTGAAGTCCGAGCAGTACCCCGACGCCACCAAGGACCCAGAGGGCCGGTTGCGCGTCGCTGCGGCGGTCGGCTTCTACGGCGACGCCTGGGAGCGGGCCACCGCGCTGGTCGAGGCCGGTGTCGACGTGCTCGTGCCGGACACGGCCAACGGCCAGGCCCGGCTGATGCTGGAGATGGTGCGCCGGCTGAAGTCCGACCCGGCCACCCGGCACGTGCAGGTCATCGGCGGCAACGTGGCCACCCGCAGCGGCGCGCAGGCCCTGGTGGACGCCGGCGTCGACGCCGTGAAGGTCGGCGTAGGTCCCGGCTCCATCTGCACCACCCGCGTGGTCGCGGGCGTCGGTGTCCCGCAGATCACGGCTATCCACGAGGCGGCGCAGGTGTGCCGCCCGGCCGGGGTCCCGGTCATCGGCGACGGCGGGCTGCAGTATTCCGGCGACATCGCCAAGGCCCTGGTCGCCGGCGCCGACTCGGTCATGCTGGGCTCGCTGCTCGCCGGCTGCGACGAGAGCCCGGGCGAGCTGGTCTTCGTCAACGGCAAGCAGTACAAGCACTACCGCGGCATGGGGTCCATCGGTGCGATGGCCTCGCGCGGGCGGGTCTCCTACTCCAAGGACCGCTACTTCCAGGCCGACGTGCCCACCGACGAGAAGATCGTCCCGGAGGGCATCGAGGGCCAGGTGCCCTACCGCGGCCCGCTCGCCGCGGTCGCACACCAGCTCGTCGGCGGCCTGCACCAGTCGATGTTCTACGTCGGGGCGCGGTCCGTCCCCGAGCTGAAGGAGCGTGGCCGGTTCATCCGGATCACCGCGGCCGGGCTGCAGGAGTCCCACCCACACGACATCCAGATGACCGTCGAGGCCCCCAACTACCGTCCCCGCTGA
- the rimI gene encoding ribosomal protein S18-alanine N-acetyltransferase: MTGPVAAAGTAPRTGAAPVRLRPVRWWDVAALHRLELRLFPTDAWSVEQFWGELAGVPTTRWYVLAEAADGSDDGAPLGYAGLYAVPPQADVQTLAVAPDAQGRGLGRLLLRALLAEAHRRGCSEVLLEVRADNETAQRLYEAEGFERIAVRPGYYPGGPGEAPLDGLVLRRRTTGDDGERGGGDDRPA, encoded by the coding sequence GTGACCGGGCCCGTCGCCGCCGCGGGGACCGCGCCCCGGACGGGCGCGGCACCGGTGCGACTGCGGCCGGTCCGGTGGTGGGACGTCGCGGCACTGCACCGGCTGGAGCTGCGGCTGTTCCCCACCGACGCGTGGTCGGTCGAGCAGTTCTGGGGCGAGCTGGCCGGGGTGCCCACGACCCGCTGGTACGTCCTCGCCGAGGCCGCGGACGGGTCGGACGACGGTGCTCCGCTGGGCTACGCGGGGCTGTACGCGGTACCTCCGCAGGCCGACGTCCAGACCCTCGCGGTCGCGCCGGACGCCCAGGGCCGGGGGCTGGGCCGGCTGCTGCTGCGCGCGCTGCTCGCCGAGGCGCACCGGCGCGGCTGCAGCGAGGTGCTGCTCGAGGTGCGGGCCGACAACGAGACGGCGCAGCGGCTGTACGAGGCGGAGGGGTTCGAGCGGATCGCGGTGCGACCGGGCTACTACCCGGGCGGGCCCGGCGAGGCCCCCCTGGACGGCCTGGTGCTGCGCCGCCGGACCACCGGCGACGACGGGGAGCGGGGAGGTGGCGATGACCGACCCGCGTGA
- the tsaD gene encoding tRNA (adenosine(37)-N6)-threonylcarbamoyltransferase complex transferase subunit TsaD: MTDPRDDGPLVLGLETSCDETGVGLVRGHRLLADAVASSVQEHARFGGVVPEVASRAHLEAMLPTLDRACAEAGVRLDDVDAVAVTAGPGLAGALLVGVAAAKALSLGLGVPLYGVNHLAAHVAVDTLEHGPLPEPTVALLVSGGHSSLLLVPDVTADVRPLGASIDDAAGEAFDKVARLLGLPFPGGPWIDRAAEDGDPGSIAFPRGLTSPRDLERHRFDFSFSGLKTAVARWVEARERAGEAVPVADVAAAFQEAVVDVLTRKAVDACVAHGVDHLLIGGGVAANSRLRAVAETRCADAGIRLRVPRPGLCTDNGAMVAALGSQLVGRGRAPGSLALPADSSLPVTEVTVP; encoded by the coding sequence ATGACCGACCCGCGTGACGACGGCCCGCTGGTCCTGGGCCTGGAGACCTCGTGCGACGAGACCGGGGTGGGGCTGGTCCGTGGCCACCGGCTGCTGGCCGACGCCGTCGCGTCGTCGGTGCAGGAGCACGCCCGGTTCGGCGGCGTCGTGCCGGAAGTGGCCAGCAGGGCGCACCTGGAGGCGATGCTGCCCACGCTGGACCGCGCCTGCGCCGAGGCGGGCGTCCGCCTCGACGACGTCGACGCGGTGGCGGTCACGGCCGGCCCCGGCCTGGCCGGGGCGCTGCTCGTCGGTGTCGCGGCCGCCAAGGCGCTGTCCCTCGGGCTCGGCGTGCCGCTGTACGGCGTCAACCACCTCGCCGCCCACGTCGCGGTCGACACCCTCGAGCACGGGCCGCTGCCGGAGCCGACGGTGGCGCTGCTGGTGTCCGGCGGCCACTCCTCGCTGCTGCTCGTGCCGGACGTGACGGCGGACGTACGCCCGCTCGGCGCGTCCATCGACGACGCGGCGGGGGAGGCGTTCGACAAGGTGGCCCGGCTGCTCGGGCTGCCGTTCCCGGGAGGCCCGTGGATCGACCGCGCGGCCGAGGACGGCGACCCCGGGTCCATCGCGTTCCCGCGCGGGCTGACCTCCCCGCGGGACCTCGAGCGGCACCGCTTCGACTTCTCGTTCAGCGGGCTGAAGACCGCCGTGGCGCGCTGGGTGGAGGCCCGGGAGCGAGCCGGCGAGGCCGTCCCGGTCGCCGACGTGGCCGCCGCGTTCCAGGAGGCCGTCGTCGACGTGCTCACCCGCAAGGCCGTGGACGCCTGCGTCGCGCACGGGGTCGACCACCTGCTGATCGGCGGCGGCGTGGCCGCCAACTCGCGGCTGCGCGCCGTCGCCGAGACACGGTGCGCCGACGCCGGGATCCGGCTGCGGGTCCCGCGGCCGGGGCTGTGCACGGACAACGGCGCGATGGTCGCGGCGCTGGGGTCGCAGCTGGTCGGGCGGGGCCGGGCGCCGGGGTCGCTGGCCCTGCCCGCCGACTCCTCCCTGCCGGTCACCGAGGTGACGGTGCCGTAG
- a CDS encoding antibiotic biosynthesis monooxygenase translates to MEQVGSDMIVRMWVAHVAPGRTEDALAWVRRDLVPRLLLTEGCMSTEILRGTGNPVRVVVTSRWDSPPRFEEGVPDDGVLTSARAYHFETV, encoded by the coding sequence GTGGAGCAGGTCGGGAGCGACATGATCGTGCGGATGTGGGTGGCCCACGTGGCCCCCGGGCGGACCGAGGATGCGCTGGCGTGGGTGCGCCGCGACCTGGTCCCCCGGCTGCTGCTCACCGAGGGCTGCATGTCCACCGAGATCCTGCGCGGCACCGGCAACCCGGTCCGCGTCGTGGTCACCTCGCGCTGGGACTCGCCGCCTCGGTTCGAGGAGGGCGTGCCGGACGACGGCGTCCTGACCAGCGCGCGGGCCTACCACTTCGAGACGGTGTGA
- a CDS encoding MerR family transcriptional regulator yields MNSGGVVPTRGPGDGAEAPGPGLSVATVARRLGVAPATLRTWDRRYGLGPSEHVPGAHRRYTAADLARLEHMRRLVLEGVPPGDAARDALALDPEPGAGVIAWSPPAPPARTGGRGDGTAESPAGGGQVVPLPGGLPAARGLARAATALDGTACTAIVAETLDRRGVVWTWENLAVPVLRGVGQKWADTGRGVEVEHLLSHAIASALTGLVGAMGTPVNVRPILLASAPDELHSLPLHAVAAGLAERRIGVRMLGARVPADALVQAVRRTGPGAVLVWSQLEATADTAVLDAIPDCRPAPAVLAAGPGWGPVLPDRVERVDDLTGAIIRLARAVGA; encoded by the coding sequence GTGAACTCCGGCGGAGTGGTTCCCACGCGGGGCCCGGGCGACGGGGCCGAGGCCCCCGGCCCGGGCCTGTCCGTGGCGACCGTGGCCCGCCGACTGGGGGTGGCGCCCGCGACGCTGCGCACGTGGGACCGCCGCTACGGTCTCGGTCCGTCCGAGCACGTCCCCGGGGCGCACCGTCGCTACACCGCCGCCGACCTGGCCCGGCTGGAGCACATGCGCCGGCTGGTGCTGGAGGGCGTCCCGCCCGGTGACGCCGCCCGCGACGCGCTGGCGCTGGATCCGGAGCCGGGCGCGGGGGTGATCGCCTGGTCGCCGCCGGCCCCGCCTGCGCGTACCGGGGGACGGGGCGACGGGACAGCGGAGTCGCCCGCGGGAGGCGGCCAGGTGGTCCCGCTGCCCGGTGGGCTGCCGGCGGCGCGGGGACTGGCCCGGGCCGCGACCGCGCTCGACGGGACGGCCTGCACCGCGATCGTCGCCGAGACCCTGGATCGACGCGGGGTGGTGTGGACCTGGGAGAACCTGGCCGTGCCGGTGCTGCGCGGCGTGGGACAGAAGTGGGCCGACACCGGCCGCGGCGTGGAGGTCGAGCACCTGCTCTCGCACGCGATCGCCTCCGCCCTCACCGGGTTGGTCGGCGCGATGGGGACTCCGGTGAACGTCCGTCCGATCCTGCTGGCCAGTGCGCCGGACGAGCTGCACAGCCTGCCGCTGCACGCCGTCGCCGCCGGGCTGGCCGAGCGCCGGATCGGCGTACGCATGCTCGGTGCCCGGGTCCCCGCGGACGCACTGGTCCAGGCGGTCCGGCGTACCGGTCCCGGCGCCGTGCTGGTGTGGTCCCAGCTGGAGGCCACGGCCGACACCGCGGTGCTGGACGCGATCCCGGACTGCCGGCCGGCCCCGGCGGTGCTGGCCGCGGGACCCGGCTGGGGCCCGGTCCTGCCCGACCGGGTGGAGCGGGTGGACGACCTGACCGGCGCCATCATCCGGCTGGCCCGCGCCGTCGGCGCCTGA
- a CDS encoding response regulator transcription factor, whose translation MATVLVCDDAPLAREAVRRVVSAAPGVERVTAAGSGEEALARYPLERPDLILMDVRMPGIGGLEATRRLLAAHPEATVVMLTLGEDAEGVARAVSGGAHGYLAKDATREEILSTVALALCTTPRPSVQHRPGGSPPALTDRERQVLDGMSRGRSNAEIGGELFLSEDTVKTHARRLFRKLGAADRAQAVALGFRWGLLH comes from the coding sequence GTGGCCACCGTCCTCGTCTGCGACGACGCCCCGCTGGCGCGCGAGGCGGTCCGCCGCGTCGTGTCGGCCGCGCCCGGTGTCGAGCGCGTGACGGCGGCCGGCAGCGGCGAGGAGGCCCTGGCCCGGTACCCCCTGGAGCGGCCGGACCTGATCCTGATGGACGTGCGGATGCCCGGTATCGGCGGCCTGGAGGCGACCCGGCGGCTGCTGGCGGCGCACCCCGAGGCCACGGTCGTCATGCTCACCCTCGGCGAGGACGCGGAGGGGGTAGCACGGGCCGTGTCCGGCGGAGCCCACGGCTACCTGGCCAAGGATGCGACCCGGGAGGAGATCCTCTCCACCGTGGCGCTGGCGCTGTGCACCACGCCGCGGCCGAGCGTCCAGCACCGGCCCGGCGGGTCGCCGCCCGCGCTCACGGACCGGGAGCGGCAGGTGCTCGACGGGATGTCCCGCGGGCGCAGCAACGCCGAGATCGGCGGGGAGCTGTTCCTGTCCGAGGACACCGTGAAGACACACGCGCGCCGGCTGTTCCGCAAGCTCGGCGCGGCCGACCGGGCCCAGGCGGTGGCCCTCGGCTTCCGCTGGGGCCTGCTGCACTGA